The Burkholderia pyrrocinia genome has a segment encoding these proteins:
- a CDS encoding DsbC family protein, which translates to MKKTIRIASLALAVTMATLGCTAQADQTTDKLKATLQARLGSDAPIKSVSKSPVAGLYEVNLGSQIIYSDAAGDYVLLGDLVDTKTHKNLTDARLSEVNKIDFASLPFANAIKVVKGNGARKIAVFSDPNCPYCKKLETTLQSVDNVTVYTFLYPVLSPDSTVKSKAIWCATDRAKTWEGWMLDHRAPSGAGTCDTTALDKNLALGRGMNVTGTPTIFLPDGRRLPGAVSADQLNQALASSK; encoded by the coding sequence ATGAAAAAAACGATCCGGATCGCGTCGCTGGCGCTGGCCGTCACGATGGCGACGCTGGGCTGCACCGCGCAGGCCGACCAGACCACCGACAAGCTGAAAGCCACGCTGCAGGCCCGTCTCGGCAGCGACGCGCCGATCAAGAGCGTGTCGAAATCGCCGGTCGCGGGCCTTTACGAAGTCAACCTCGGCTCGCAGATCATCTATAGCGACGCGGCCGGCGACTACGTGCTGCTCGGCGATCTCGTCGACACCAAGACGCACAAGAACCTGACCGACGCACGCCTGTCCGAAGTCAACAAGATCGACTTCGCGAGCCTGCCGTTCGCGAATGCGATCAAGGTCGTCAAGGGCAACGGCGCACGCAAGATCGCGGTGTTCTCCGATCCGAACTGCCCGTATTGCAAGAAGCTCGAGACGACGCTGCAGTCGGTCGACAACGTCACCGTCTACACGTTCCTGTACCCGGTGCTGTCGCCGGATTCGACCGTGAAGTCGAAGGCGATCTGGTGCGCGACCGACCGCGCGAAGACGTGGGAGGGCTGGATGCTCGACCACCGTGCGCCGTCCGGCGCCGGTACCTGCGATACCACCGCGCTCGACAAGAACCTCGCGCTTGGCCGCGGGATGAACGTCACGGGCACGCCGACGATCTTCCTGCCGGACGGCCGCCGCCTGCCGGGCGCGGTATCGGCCGACCAGCTCAACCAGGCGCTCGCCTCGAGCAAGTAA
- the gabP gene encoding GABA permease, whose product MSGSNTGLGTGLKQRHVTMMSIAGVIGAGLFVGSGHAIAEAGPASILAYAIAGVLVVLVMRMLGEMAVAHPDSGSFSTYADRAIGHWAGFSIGWLYWWFWVLVIPIEATAAATILNAWFPGIATWIFALGITLLLTVTNLFSVKNYGEFEFWFALIKVVAIVVFLCIGGAAIVGIIPAPAVSGVSNLFAHQGFMPNGAGAVLAAMLTTMFSFLGTEIVTIAAAESDNPQRQIVRATNSVIWRITLFYLGSILVVAAIVPWNDPLLPKHGSYQRAMELIGIPNAKAIIDVIVLVSVASCLNSALYTASRMLFSLSKRKDAPAFLHRTDSTGTPRAAVLASTAFGFVTVIANYLMPEQVFGFLLATSGAIALLVYLVIAISQLRMRKTLESSGADLTLRMWMFPWLTWAVILFICGTLTVMFVSEDHRMEVGATAVLALIVLLASWLNKRGRDAQANAGRRVSAM is encoded by the coding sequence ATGAGTGGAAGCAACACAGGCCTCGGCACGGGCCTGAAGCAGCGTCACGTGACGATGATGTCGATTGCCGGCGTGATCGGCGCGGGCTTGTTCGTCGGCTCCGGCCACGCGATCGCGGAAGCTGGCCCGGCGTCGATACTCGCGTATGCGATCGCGGGCGTGCTGGTCGTCCTGGTGATGCGCATGCTCGGCGAGATGGCCGTCGCGCATCCGGACAGCGGCTCGTTCTCGACCTATGCCGATCGCGCGATCGGCCACTGGGCCGGCTTCTCGATCGGCTGGCTGTACTGGTGGTTCTGGGTGCTCGTGATCCCGATCGAGGCAACGGCCGCCGCGACCATCCTCAATGCCTGGTTCCCGGGCATCGCGACCTGGATCTTCGCGCTCGGCATCACGCTGCTGCTCACCGTCACCAACCTCTTTTCCGTCAAAAACTACGGCGAATTCGAATTCTGGTTCGCGCTGATCAAGGTTGTCGCGATCGTCGTGTTCCTGTGCATCGGCGGTGCGGCGATCGTCGGGATCATCCCCGCGCCGGCGGTATCGGGCGTGTCGAACCTGTTCGCGCATCAAGGTTTCATGCCGAACGGCGCCGGTGCGGTGCTGGCGGCGATGCTGACGACGATGTTCTCGTTCCTCGGCACCGAGATCGTGACGATCGCGGCCGCCGAATCGGACAACCCGCAACGCCAGATCGTGCGTGCGACGAACTCGGTGATCTGGCGCATCACGCTGTTCTATCTCGGCTCGATCCTCGTCGTCGCGGCCATCGTGCCGTGGAACGACCCGCTGCTCCCGAAGCACGGCTCGTATCAGCGCGCGATGGAGCTGATCGGCATCCCGAACGCGAAAGCGATCATCGACGTGATCGTGCTCGTATCGGTCGCGAGCTGCCTGAATTCGGCGCTGTACACGGCGTCGCGGATGCTGTTCTCGCTGTCGAAGCGCAAGGACGCGCCTGCGTTCCTGCACCGCACCGATTCGACCGGCACGCCGCGTGCGGCAGTGCTCGCGTCGACCGCATTCGGCTTCGTGACCGTGATCGCGAACTACCTGATGCCGGAGCAGGTGTTCGGCTTCCTGCTCGCGACGTCGGGCGCAATCGCGCTGCTCGTGTATCTCGTGATCGCGATCTCGCAGCTGCGGATGCGCAAGACGCTCGAATCGAGCGGCGCCGACCTGACGCTGCGGATGTGGATGTTCCCGTGGCTCACGTGGGCGGTGATCCTGTTCATCTGCGGCACGCTGACCGTGATGTTCGTCAGCGAGGATCACCGGATGGAAGTCGGTGCGACGGCCGTGCTGGCGTTGATCGTGCTGCTCGCGTCGTGGCTGAACAAACGCGGTCGCGATGCGCAGGCGAACGCGGGGCGGCGGGTGTCGGCGATGTGA
- a CDS encoding UbiH/UbiF family hydroxylase: MPAMTAHHSFDVAVVGGGLVGKTAALALTQSGYKTALLAQPATPRPADLAFDTRVYALSSSSQALLERLRVWQALDHSRLAPVYDMRVYGDAHAELHFSAYQASVPQLAWIAESSLVETSLDAALRFQPNLTWFDARAQGFDVRDDAAVLTLSSGQVLEADLVVGADGAHSWVRSQMGARVERRDYRQTGVVANFKASLPHRETAWQWFHEGEIVALLPLPDGHVSLVWSAHTAHADKLLALDPAQLAAEVERVSHGQVGTLECVTPAAGFPLALQTVDKLIAPRVALVGDAAHLIHPLAGQGMNLGLRDVAALADAIAGKESFRNLGDTVLLRRYERSRREDIRALMVATDGLQRLFAVPGSLAKAVRNAGMAFVGAQPLVKRWLVSAALG, encoded by the coding sequence ATGCCCGCCATGACTGCCCACCACTCCTTCGACGTCGCCGTGGTCGGCGGCGGGCTCGTCGGCAAGACGGCCGCGCTCGCGCTGACCCAGTCCGGCTACAAGACTGCCTTGCTCGCCCAGCCGGCCACGCCGCGCCCCGCCGATCTCGCGTTCGACACACGCGTCTACGCGCTGTCGTCCAGCTCGCAGGCCTTGCTCGAGCGGCTGCGGGTCTGGCAGGCGCTCGACCACAGCCGGCTCGCGCCCGTCTACGACATGCGCGTGTACGGCGATGCGCATGCCGAACTGCATTTCTCCGCGTACCAGGCCTCCGTGCCGCAGCTTGCGTGGATCGCCGAATCGTCGCTGGTCGAAACCTCGCTCGACGCCGCGCTGCGGTTCCAGCCGAACCTGACGTGGTTCGATGCGCGCGCGCAGGGCTTCGACGTGCGCGACGATGCGGCCGTGCTCACGCTGTCGTCGGGGCAGGTGCTGGAAGCGGACCTCGTCGTCGGCGCAGACGGCGCGCATTCATGGGTACGCTCCCAAATGGGGGCCAGGGTCGAACGGCGCGACTACCGGCAGACGGGCGTCGTCGCGAACTTCAAGGCGTCGCTGCCGCACCGCGAGACGGCCTGGCAATGGTTCCACGAAGGCGAGATCGTCGCGCTGCTGCCGCTGCCGGACGGCCACGTGTCGCTCGTGTGGTCCGCGCACACCGCGCATGCGGACAAACTGCTCGCACTCGATCCGGCGCAGCTTGCGGCCGAGGTCGAGCGCGTGTCGCACGGCCAGGTCGGCACGCTCGAATGCGTGACGCCGGCCGCCGGCTTCCCGCTGGCGCTGCAGACGGTCGACAAGCTGATCGCGCCGCGCGTCGCGCTCGTCGGCGATGCCGCGCACCTGATCCACCCGCTCGCGGGGCAGGGGATGAACCTCGGGCTGCGCGACGTCGCGGCGCTCGCCGACGCGATCGCGGGCAAGGAAAGTTTCCGCAACCTCGGCGATACGGTGCTGCTGCGCCGCTACGAGCGTTCGCGCCGCGAGGACATCCGTGCGCTGATGGTCGCGACCGACGGGCTGCAGCGGCTGTTCGCGGTGCCGGGCTCGCTCGCGAAGGCCGTGCGCAATGCGGGCATGGCCTTCGTCGGGGCGCAGCCGCTTGTGAAGCGCTGGCTCGTGTCGGCCGCGCTCGGCTGA
- the trpC gene encoding indole-3-glycerol phosphate synthase TrpC, with protein MSDILDRIIAVKREEVAAAIRSTPLEALKLDASARDLRDFVGALRAKHAAGDAAVIAEIKKASPSKGVLREHFVPADIARSYAAHGAACLSVLTDEQFFQGSVRYLEEARAACTLPVLRKDFIVDAYQILEARAMGADAILLIAAALDTPLMQDLEAYAHSLGLAVLVEVHDRNEMEQALTLKTPLLGINNRNLRTFETSIQTSLDMLDMIPQDRIVVTESGILSRTDVDTMRAANVNTFLVGEAFMRAEQPGEELARMFF; from the coding sequence ATGAGCGACATTCTCGACCGAATCATCGCCGTCAAGCGCGAAGAAGTCGCGGCGGCCATCCGCAGCACGCCGCTCGAGGCACTGAAGCTGGACGCATCCGCGCGCGACCTGCGCGACTTCGTCGGTGCGCTGCGTGCGAAGCATGCGGCCGGCGACGCCGCGGTGATCGCCGAAATCAAGAAGGCAAGCCCGTCGAAGGGCGTGCTGCGCGAGCATTTCGTACCGGCCGACATCGCGCGCTCGTATGCAGCGCACGGCGCCGCGTGCCTGTCGGTGCTGACCGACGAACAGTTCTTCCAGGGCAGCGTCCGCTACCTCGAAGAGGCACGTGCGGCCTGCACGCTGCCGGTGCTGCGCAAGGACTTCATCGTCGACGCGTACCAGATCCTCGAAGCACGCGCGATGGGCGCCGACGCGATCCTGCTGATCGCCGCCGCGCTCGATACGCCGCTGATGCAGGATCTCGAAGCGTATGCGCACTCGCTCGGACTCGCCGTGTTGGTCGAAGTGCACGACCGCAACGAGATGGAACAGGCGTTGACGCTCAAGACGCCGCTGCTCGGCATCAACAACCGCAACCTGCGCACGTTCGAGACGTCGATCCAGACCTCGCTCGACATGCTCGACATGATTCCGCAGGACCGGATCGTCGTGACCGAATCGGGCATCCTGTCGCGTACCGACGTCGACACGATGCGCGCGGCGAACGTGAACACGTTCCTCGTCGGCGAAGCGTTCATGCGCGCCGAGCAGCCGGGCGAGGAACTCGCGCGGATGTTCTTCTGA
- a CDS encoding M61 family metallopeptidase: MTQPIRYSIVPKDLAAHLFEVSVTVADPDPEGQRFSLPVWIPGSYLVREFARNIVTLGAFNDAGRKVRIAKTDKHTWQAAPVTGALTLRYDVYAWDLSVRSAYLDESGGFFNATAVFLSVAGREDAPCEVDIAKPAGAAFRAWRVGTALPEARGTKRYGFGAYGAANYDELSDHPVTIGEFALATFDAHGVPHDIVIAGRVTQLDLERLKTDLKRVCEAQIALFEPKSKKAPMDRYVFMTLAVSDGYGGLEHRASTALICNRTDLPVKGRPETSEGYRTYLGLCSHEYFHTWNVKRIKPAAFVPYDLTRENYTSLLWLFEGFTSYYDDLMLVRSGLMSQDEYFAALGRTVGGVLRGTGRLKQSVAESSFDAWIKYYRQDENATNAIVSYYTKGSLVALAFDLAIRAQTRNRKSLDDVMRLLWQRYGRDFYRGKQAGVEENEVEALIEEATGVALGRLFADAVHGTRDLPLGELLAPFGVTLAPDVANGAAAKPTIGARLRGGADCTFAAVYEGGAAHRAGLSAGDTLIAVDGLRVTGTNLDALLARYRPGDKVEVHAFRRDELRTAKLKLDGPEVTRYRLTAAAKPAAASKAREAWLKG, from the coding sequence ATGACCCAGCCGATCCGCTATTCGATTGTCCCGAAAGATCTCGCCGCGCACCTGTTCGAAGTGTCGGTGACGGTCGCCGATCCCGATCCCGAAGGCCAGCGCTTCTCGCTGCCGGTGTGGATTCCGGGCAGCTACCTCGTGCGCGAGTTCGCGCGCAACATCGTGACGCTCGGCGCGTTCAACGACGCGGGCCGCAAGGTGCGGATCGCGAAGACCGACAAGCACACGTGGCAGGCCGCGCCCGTGACCGGCGCACTGACGCTGCGCTACGACGTGTATGCGTGGGACCTGTCGGTGCGCTCCGCGTATCTCGACGAATCGGGCGGCTTCTTCAACGCGACGGCCGTGTTCCTGAGCGTCGCCGGTCGCGAGGATGCGCCGTGCGAGGTCGACATCGCGAAGCCGGCCGGCGCGGCATTCCGCGCGTGGCGCGTCGGCACCGCGCTGCCCGAGGCGCGCGGCACGAAGCGCTACGGCTTCGGCGCGTATGGTGCAGCGAACTACGACGAGCTTTCCGACCATCCGGTGACGATCGGCGAATTCGCGCTCGCGACATTCGACGCGCACGGCGTGCCGCACGACATCGTGATCGCGGGGCGCGTGACGCAGCTCGACCTGGAGCGGCTGAAGACCGACCTGAAACGCGTGTGCGAAGCGCAGATCGCGCTGTTCGAGCCGAAATCGAAGAAGGCGCCGATGGACCGCTACGTGTTCATGACGCTCGCGGTCAGCGACGGCTACGGCGGCCTCGAGCATCGCGCATCGACCGCGCTGATCTGCAACCGCACCGACCTGCCGGTGAAGGGGCGGCCCGAGACGTCGGAAGGCTATCGCACGTATCTCGGCCTCTGCAGTCACGAGTACTTCCACACGTGGAACGTGAAGCGCATCAAGCCGGCGGCGTTCGTACCGTACGACCTGACGCGCGAGAACTACACGTCGCTGCTGTGGCTGTTCGAAGGCTTCACGTCGTATTACGACGACCTGATGCTGGTGCGCAGCGGGCTGATGTCGCAGGACGAATATTTCGCGGCGCTCGGCCGCACGGTCGGCGGCGTGCTGCGCGGCACGGGCCGGCTCAAGCAGAGCGTCGCGGAAAGCTCGTTCGATGCGTGGATCAAGTACTACCGTCAGGACGAGAACGCGACCAACGCGATCGTCAGCTACTACACGAAGGGTTCGCTCGTCGCGCTCGCGTTCGATCTCGCGATCCGCGCGCAGACGCGCAATCGCAAGTCGCTCGATGACGTGATGCGCCTGTTGTGGCAACGCTACGGTCGCGATTTCTATCGCGGCAAGCAGGCGGGCGTCGAGGAAAACGAAGTCGAGGCGCTGATCGAAGAGGCGACGGGCGTCGCGCTCGGCCGCCTGTTCGCCGACGCCGTGCACGGCACGCGCGACCTGCCGCTCGGCGAGCTGCTCGCGCCGTTCGGCGTGACGCTCGCGCCCGATGTCGCGAACGGCGCGGCCGCGAAGCCGACGATCGGCGCGCGCCTGCGCGGCGGCGCGGACTGCACGTTCGCGGCTGTCTATGAAGGCGGCGCAGCGCATCGCGCAGGGCTGTCGGCCGGCGATACGCTGATCGCGGTCGACGGGTTGCGCGTCACCGGCACCAACCTTGACGCGCTGCTCGCACGCTACCGGCCGGGCGACAAGGTCGAGGTTCACGCGTTCCGCCGCGACGAGCTGCGCACCGCGAAACTGAAGCTCGACGGCCCGGAAGTCACGCGCTACCGGCTGACGGCGGCAGCGAAGCCGGCCGCGGCATCGAAGGCCCGGGAAGCCTGGCTGAAGGGCTGA
- a CDS encoding MmcQ/YjbR family DNA-binding protein, whose protein sequence is MTFDEVRQIALAWRGVEEGTSYGTPALKVKGKMLARLREDGDTLVVKGVGPDERAWLIESEPDVYYVTDHYVGWPIVLVRLSAAHPDAVKNLLLREWHAIVPAKWRDEAARGGN, encoded by the coding sequence GTGACATTCGACGAAGTCCGGCAGATCGCGCTGGCGTGGCGCGGCGTCGAGGAAGGTACGTCGTACGGCACGCCCGCACTCAAGGTGAAGGGCAAGATGCTCGCGCGGCTGCGCGAGGACGGCGACACGCTCGTCGTGAAGGGCGTCGGCCCCGACGAACGCGCGTGGCTGATCGAGTCGGAGCCCGACGTGTATTACGTGACCGATCACTACGTGGGCTGGCCGATCGTGCTGGTACGCCTGTCGGCTGCGCATCCCGACGCCGTGAAAAACCTGCTTCTGCGAGAATGGCACGCGATCGTGCCTGCCAAATGGCGGGATGAAGCGGCGCGCGGCGGGAACTGA
- a CDS encoding CYTH domain-containing protein, translating into MAIEKEIKLALPAGQAEAARRFFETLTGEPGHDITLANVYYDTPDLALARSKSAVRVRRAPQGWLQTFKTVGSAEGGLHRRHEWELPVAGDALEIDALVAACDVPEAAAALNDAAGALHALFRTDFSRTLWRIAIGGATVEAAVDLGEIVVQAEHETRREPISEIELELIDGPEAALATLAAELQQALPGLAPENISKAQRGYRLRAQ; encoded by the coding sequence ATGGCGATCGAAAAGGAAATCAAGCTCGCGCTGCCGGCCGGCCAGGCCGAGGCCGCGCGGCGCTTCTTCGAGACGCTGACCGGCGAACCCGGCCACGACATCACGCTCGCGAACGTCTATTACGACACGCCCGATCTCGCGCTGGCGCGCTCGAAGAGCGCGGTGCGCGTGCGCCGTGCGCCGCAAGGCTGGCTGCAGACGTTCAAGACGGTCGGCAGCGCGGAAGGCGGCCTGCATCGCCGCCACGAATGGGAACTGCCTGTCGCCGGCGACGCGCTCGAGATCGATGCGCTCGTCGCGGCCTGCGACGTGCCGGAAGCCGCCGCCGCACTGAATGACGCGGCGGGCGCGCTGCACGCGCTGTTCCGCACGGATTTTTCGCGTACGCTGTGGCGCATCGCAATCGGCGGCGCAACCGTCGAAGCCGCGGTGGACCTCGGCGAGATCGTCGTCCAGGCGGAACACGAAACGCGCCGCGAACCGATCAGCGAAATCGAACTCGAACTGATCGACGGCCCGGAAGCGGCGCTCGCGACGCTCGCCGCCGAACTGCAGCAGGCGCTGCCGGGCCTCGCTCCCGAAAACATCAGCAAGGCGCAACGCGGCTACCGGCTGCGCGCGCAATAA
- a CDS encoding MFS transporter — MNRPGASRLFYGWYVVAAAFAVTFVGFGSAYTFSAFVESLQRDFAASRGQISLVFSLAGFLYFGFGIVSGPLADRFGSRRLAVAGMLLTGAGLAAAGAAHTLVQVYVAYGLGVGLGVGCAYVPAVGAVQRWFVRRRGFASGLAVAGIGVGTLVMPPLASALIAHVGWRGAYFTLAVIAVVLGAGMSLLIENDPRGRRLLPDGDAAGDGGRNAGASVAGAAAAAVHAGATVREAVTSRPFASLYAACLVCSFGVFVPFVHLVPYALDHGVAPSTAVLLLGAIGVGSTAGRFFLGGLADRFGRRASLLAMFAGMAVALVAWAGAGTVATLAAFALVFGVFYGGWVAVLPAVVMDYFGGRNVSAIIGILYTSVAFGTLIGPAAAGFIYDAGGGYLVPILASAVANAIAFAIVATTGRAPVAARAAGG; from the coding sequence ATGAACCGCCCGGGCGCATCGCGCCTCTTCTACGGCTGGTACGTGGTCGCGGCCGCGTTCGCCGTCACGTTCGTCGGGTTCGGCAGCGCGTATACGTTCAGCGCGTTCGTCGAGTCGCTGCAGCGCGATTTCGCCGCATCGCGCGGGCAGATCTCGCTCGTGTTCTCGCTCGCCGGCTTCCTGTATTTCGGCTTCGGCATCGTCAGCGGGCCGCTTGCGGATCGCTTCGGTTCGCGGCGGCTCGCCGTCGCCGGCATGCTGCTGACGGGCGCCGGGCTCGCGGCCGCCGGCGCCGCGCATACGCTGGTGCAGGTTTATGTCGCGTACGGGCTTGGCGTCGGTCTCGGCGTCGGCTGTGCGTACGTGCCGGCGGTCGGCGCGGTGCAGCGCTGGTTCGTGCGGCGGCGCGGTTTCGCGTCGGGGCTCGCGGTCGCGGGGATCGGCGTCGGCACGCTCGTGATGCCGCCGCTCGCGTCCGCGCTGATCGCGCATGTCGGCTGGCGCGGCGCGTATTTCACGCTGGCAGTGATCGCGGTGGTCCTGGGGGCAGGCATGTCGCTGCTGATCGAGAACGATCCACGCGGGCGCAGGTTGCTGCCGGACGGCGATGCCGCCGGCGACGGCGGCCGGAATGCCGGCGCTTCCGTAGCCGGCGCGGCTGCCGCGGCCGTGCACGCTGGTGCGACAGTGCGCGAGGCCGTGACGTCGCGGCCGTTCGCGAGCCTCTACGCCGCATGTCTCGTGTGCTCGTTCGGCGTGTTCGTCCCGTTCGTTCACCTCGTGCCGTACGCGCTCGATCATGGTGTCGCGCCGTCGACGGCCGTGCTGCTGCTCGGTGCGATCGGCGTCGGCAGCACGGCCGGCCGCTTTTTCCTCGGCGGCCTTGCCGACCGCTTCGGCCGCCGCGCATCGCTGCTCGCGATGTTCGCGGGCATGGCCGTTGCGCTCGTCGCGTGGGCGGGCGCCGGCACCGTCGCGACGCTTGCCGCGTTCGCACTCGTGTTCGGCGTGTTCTACGGCGGCTGGGTCGCCGTGCTGCCGGCAGTCGTGATGGACTACTTCGGCGGCCGCAACGTGAGCGCGATCATCGGCATCCTGTACACGAGCGTCGCGTTCGGCACGCTGATCGGGCCGGCCGCCGCCGGCTTCATCTACGACGCGGGAGGCGGCTATCTCGTGCCGATCCTCGCGAGCGCCGTCGCGAACGCGATCGCATTCGCCATCGTCGCGACCACCGGACGCGCGCCGGTGGCCGCACGTGCGGCCGGCGGATAG
- a CDS encoding uracil-DNA glycosylase, translated as MATRKTPRAPQQASLFDDPAPETAPADLPSPASASPAAGRKPTRKAAAPAPASTAPQPVAADVPHLAAQFDALPAVWRDVLKPFTDSDAYAPLCRFVDDERAAGKSVYPTDVFRALRLTSPDDVKVVILGQDPYHGDDRGTPQAHGLAFSVPPAVRTPPSLRNIFKEIAANFGHDTPRHGCLDTWARQGVLLLNTVLTVERGAAASHAKRGWEQCTDTLIRELAGRHRGLVFMLWGAHAQAKRALFDASAHCVLEAPHPSPLSAHRGFLGCRHFALANDYLVEAGREPIDWRLPEVAETLA; from the coding sequence ATGGCAACCCGCAAGACTCCCCGCGCGCCGCAACAGGCGTCGCTGTTCGATGATCCCGCGCCGGAAACGGCACCGGCCGATCTTCCGTCCCCGGCTTCCGCGTCGCCCGCGGCCGGGCGCAAGCCCACAAGGAAAGCCGCTGCGCCGGCCCCGGCCTCTACGGCTCCTCAGCCCGTTGCCGCCGACGTCCCGCACCTCGCCGCGCAATTCGACGCGCTGCCGGCCGTCTGGCGCGACGTGCTGAAACCCTTTACCGACAGTGACGCGTACGCGCCGCTGTGCCGCTTCGTCGATGACGAGCGTGCGGCCGGCAAGTCGGTCTACCCGACCGACGTGTTCCGCGCGCTGCGCCTCACGAGCCCGGACGACGTAAAGGTCGTGATCCTCGGCCAGGACCCGTACCACGGCGACGATCGCGGCACGCCGCAGGCGCACGGTCTCGCGTTCTCGGTGCCGCCGGCCGTCCGCACGCCGCCGTCGCTGCGCAACATCTTCAAGGAAATCGCCGCGAACTTCGGTCACGACACGCCGCGCCACGGCTGCCTCGACACGTGGGCGCGCCAGGGCGTGCTGCTGCTCAACACCGTGCTGACGGTCGAGCGCGGCGCGGCCGCGAGCCACGCGAAGCGCGGCTGGGAGCAATGCACGGACACGCTGATCCGCGAACTCGCCGGCCGCCATCGCGGGCTCGTCTTCATGCTGTGGGGTGCGCACGCGCAGGCGAAGCGCGCACTGTTCGACGCGAGCGCGCATTGCGTGCTCGAGGCGCCGCATCCGTCGCCGCTGTCCGCGCACCGCGGCTTCCTCGGCTGCCGCCATTTCGCGCTCGCGAACGACTATCTGGTCGAAGCAGGCCGCGAACCGATCGACTGGCGCCTGCCGGAAGTGGCCGAGACGCTCGCGTAA
- a CDS encoding FMN-dependent NADH-azoreductase yields the protein MTTILQINSAARSQGAQSTLLANELTAKLQQSNPGAEVVVRDLLADALPHLDESVLGAFFTPAENRTAEQNAIVAKSDALIAELQAADIIVIGAPMYNFGISSQLKTYFDWIARAGVTFRYTENGPEGLIKGKKVHVVTARGGKYAGTPNDSQTPYLRTFLGFVGMTDVSFIFAEGLNLGPDAQSAALASAREAIAAA from the coding sequence ATGACGACCATTCTGCAAATCAATTCCGCTGCGCGTTCGCAAGGTGCGCAATCCACGCTGCTGGCCAACGAACTGACGGCAAAGCTGCAACAATCGAACCCCGGCGCAGAGGTCGTGGTTCGCGATCTGCTCGCCGATGCGCTGCCGCACCTCGACGAATCGGTGCTCGGCGCGTTCTTCACGCCGGCCGAGAACCGCACCGCGGAACAGAATGCGATCGTCGCGAAGAGCGATGCGCTGATCGCCGAACTGCAAGCCGCCGACATCATCGTGATCGGCGCGCCGATGTACAACTTCGGCATCTCGTCGCAACTGAAGACGTACTTCGACTGGATCGCACGTGCAGGCGTCACGTTCCGCTACACCGAGAACGGTCCGGAAGGCCTGATCAAGGGCAAGAAGGTCCACGTCGTGACGGCCCGCGGCGGCAAGTACGCCGGTACGCCGAACGACAGCCAGACGCCGTACCTGCGTACGTTCCTCGGCTTCGTCGGCATGACCGACGTGAGCTTCATCTTCGCGGAAGGCCTGAACCTCGGGCCGGATGCGCAGAGCGCCGCGCTCGCCAGCGCACGCGAAGCGATCGCTGCCGCGTAA
- the ychF gene encoding redox-regulated ATPase YchF, with protein MSLKCGIVGLPNVGKSTLFNALTKAGIAAENYPFCTIEPNVGIVEVPDTRLKGLSEIVKPERVVPAVVEFVDIAGLVAGASKGEGLGNQFLANIRETDAITHVVRCFEDENVIHVAGKVSPIDDIEVINTELALADLSTVEKALTRYSKASKSGNDKEAAKLVAVLDKVRAQLDQGKAVRGLALSDDEEALLKPFCLITAKPAMYVANVKDDGFENNPHLDAVRKYAESENAPVVAVCAAIEAEIADLDDADKEAFLADMGMAEPGLDRVIRAGFKLLGLQTYFTAGVKEVRAWTIHIGDTAPQAAGVIHTDFERGFIRAQTIAFDDFIAYKGEQGAKEAGKMRAEGKEYVVHDGDVMNFLFNV; from the coding sequence ATGAGTCTCAAATGCGGCATCGTCGGCTTGCCCAACGTCGGCAAGTCCACCCTGTTCAATGCGCTGACCAAGGCCGGCATCGCCGCCGAGAACTACCCGTTCTGCACGATCGAGCCGAACGTCGGCATCGTCGAAGTGCCCGATACGCGCCTGAAGGGGCTCTCCGAGATCGTCAAGCCCGAGCGCGTCGTGCCGGCCGTCGTCGAATTCGTCGACATCGCGGGCCTCGTCGCGGGCGCAAGCAAGGGTGAAGGCCTCGGCAACCAGTTCCTCGCGAACATCCGCGAAACCGATGCGATCACGCACGTCGTGCGCTGCTTCGAGGACGAGAACGTCATTCACGTGGCCGGCAAGGTCAGCCCGATCGACGACATCGAGGTGATCAACACCGAACTCGCGCTCGCCGATCTCAGCACCGTCGAGAAGGCGCTCACGCGGTATTCGAAGGCCTCGAAGTCGGGCAACGACAAAGAAGCGGCCAAGCTCGTCGCGGTGCTCGACAAGGTGCGCGCGCAGCTCGACCAGGGCAAGGCCGTGCGCGGCCTCGCGCTGTCGGACGACGAAGAGGCGCTGCTCAAGCCGTTCTGCCTGATCACCGCGAAGCCTGCGATGTACGTCGCCAACGTGAAGGACGACGGCTTCGAGAACAATCCGCACCTCGATGCGGTGCGCAAGTACGCTGAAAGCGAGAATGCGCCGGTGGTCGCCGTGTGCGCGGCAATCGAGGCGGAAATCGCCGATCTCGACGACGCGGACAAGGAAGCGTTCCTCGCCGACATGGGCATGGCAGAGCCGGGCCTCGACCGCGTGATCCGCGCGGGCTTCAAGCTGCTCGGCCTGCAGACCTACTTCACCGCGGGCGTGAAGGAAGTGCGCGCGTGGACGATCCATATCGGCGACACGGCGCCGCAGGCGGCCGGCGTGATCCACACCGACTTCGAGCGCGGCTTCATCCGCGCGCAGACGATCGCGTTCGACGACTTCATCGCGTACAAGGGTGAACAGGGCGCGAAGGAAGCCGGCAAGATGCGCGCGGAAGGGAAGGAATATGTCGTGCACGACGGGGATGTGATGAACTTCCTGTTCAACGTCTGA